A stretch of DNA from Methanofollis sp.:
TGCAGAATAGACCCCGCAGAGGTTCTCGCCCTCGATGCCCATGAAATACGGCAGGCCGGCGCCGGTGCCCAGGAAGACGGCGTCGTACGCGAGGAGTTCCTCCGTGGAGACGCTCCTCCCGACGAGATGGTTGAGCCTGATCTCGACGCCAAGGGCCTTCACCTGCTCGATCTCCGCCTGGACGATCTCTTTGGGGAGGCGGAAGTTCGGGATGCCGTACATCAGCACGCCGCCCGCCTCGTGGAGGGACTCAAAGACCGTGACCGCGTGGCCGAAACGGGCGAGTTCGGCCGCAGCCGTGAGGCCTGCCGGGCCTGAACCGACGACCGCCACCTTCTTGCCGGTCGGGGCGGCGACTTCGGGGGTCTTCACGCCGTGCTCCCTCTCCCAGTCGGCGACAAAGCGTTCGAGCGCGCCGATGGCGATCGGCTTCTCCTTCTTGGAGAGGATGCACTCGCCCTCGCACTGGGTCTCCTGCGGACAGACACGGCCGCAGATCGCCGGGAGCATGTTGTTCTCCTTGACGGCCTCTGCCGCACCGGCAAAGTCCCTGTTTGCGACCTTCTGGATGAATGCCGGGATGTCGATGCAGACCGGGCAGCCCTTCACGCAACTCGGCCGCACGCAGTTCATGCACCTGAGTGCCTCAAGGACGGCGTTCTCCTCGGAAAGCCCCTTGTTGACTTCTTTGAAGTCCTTAACGTGCTCGGAAACATCTGTCATCGGTGCTCACCCCCGCAGCACCCGCAGCCGCCATGAGGGTGGTGGAAGTGCTCGAGCGCCTCCTTCTCCTCGTCGACGTACATCCTCTGCCTCTGCATGAGGCCGTCGAAATCGACCTGGTGAGCGTCGAACTCGGGTCCGTCGACGCAGGCGAACTTCGTCTCGCCGCCGACAGTCACCCGGCACGACCCGCACATCCCTGTGCCGTCGACCATGATCGGGTTGAGGGAGACAAAGGTCCTGACACCGTACGGCTTCGTCACGCCCGAGGTCACCTTCATCATGATGGCCGGGCCGACGATCCAGACACAGCCCAGTTCCCGCTCCTTGAGGAGCTGGTCGAGGACGGTGCTTGCGAAGCCGTGGATGCCCTTGCTCCCGTCGTCGGTGGTGATGAAGAGTTCGTCGCAGGCCTCCTTCATCTCGTCTTCGAGGATGAGGAGGTCCTTGTTCCTCGCCCCGATGATCCCGATGACATG
This window harbors:
- the gltA gene encoding NADPH-dependent glutamate synthase, giving the protein MTDVSEHVKDFKEVNKGLSEENAVLEALRCMNCVRPSCVKGCPVCIDIPAFIQKVANRDFAGAAEAVKENNMLPAICGRVCPQETQCEGECILSKKEKPIAIGALERFVADWEREHGVKTPEVAAPTGKKVAVVGSGPAGLTAAAELARFGHAVTVFESLHEAGGVLMYGIPNFRLPKEIVQAEIEQVKALGVEIRLNHLVGRSVSTEELLAYDAVFLGTGAGLPYFMGIEGENLCGVYSANEFLTRVNLMHANCFPEFDTPVKRAAKVVVAGGGNVAMDAARVARRLGADVTLVYRRREEDLPARAVEVTNAQAEGVRFVCCANPVRVLGEKTVSGVECVRMEMCALDESGRPKPSCIEGSNFVLETDVFIEAIGQGPNPLLISMLPALKRERRGNVVVDADGQTAVAGVYAAGDVATGAATVIWAMGSAKKAAAAIDRMLRGE
- a CDS encoding sulfide/dihydroorotate dehydrogenase-like FAD/NAD-binding protein; translated protein: RDVVGPLGTPSDIKKYGTVVVIGGGVGVASTPIIAREAKEAGNHVIGIIGARNKDLLILEDEMKEACDELFITTDDGSKGIHGFASTVLDQLLKERELGCVWIVGPAIMMKVTSGVTKPYGVRTFVSLNPIMVDGTGMCGSCRVTVGGETKFACVDGPEFDAHQVDFDGLMQRQRMYVDEEKEALEHFHHPHGGCGCCGGEHR